One window of Methanothermobacter tenebrarum genomic DNA carries:
- the ftsY gene encoding signal recognition particle-docking protein FtsY encodes MFEALKKKINKTITKITKKISDKEKTIEEPIKEPKTIEEETEEKTIEESIREPETIEEEGERFKIFSFIREKTISEKDIEDVLWDLEMSLLESDVAIDVAEKITKELKKQLVGKKVKRSTDIIEYTQEALKNSIKEILTVNGKDINKILQEKKNKKEPFIIMFVGINGTGKTTTIAKMAKYFLDRGLTPVIAASDTFRAGAIEQLTHHAEKLGVKIIKHEKGADPAAVAFDAVEHARAKGKDVVLIDTAGRMQTNVNLMDEMAKIKRVVKPDFIIFVGDSLTGNDAVEQAIKFDESVGVDAIILTKADADAKGGAALSIGYVINKPIIFLGTGQGYEDLVEFKPEWMIHQLFT; translated from the coding sequence TTGTTCGAGGCCCTCAAGAAAAAAATCAACAAAACAATCACCAAGATCACGAAAAAAATCTCAGATAAAGAAAAAACCATAGAAGAGCCTATAAAAGAACCCAAAACAATAGAAGAAGAAACCGAAGAAAAGACCATAGAGGAGTCTATAAGAGAACCCGAGACAATAGAAGAAGAGGGTGAAAGATTCAAGATCTTCTCTTTTATCCGAGAGAAGACAATCTCTGAAAAAGACATCGAAGACGTTCTCTGGGACCTTGAAATGTCACTACTTGAAAGTGACGTGGCAATAGACGTGGCCGAAAAAATAACAAAGGAACTCAAAAAACAACTAGTAGGCAAAAAAGTCAAAAGAAGCACCGACATCATAGAATACACCCAAGAAGCCCTAAAGAATAGTATAAAGGAGATACTAACCGTTAATGGTAAAGACATTAACAAGATCCTCCAAGAAAAGAAAAATAAAAAAGAACCATTCATAATAATGTTTGTGGGCATAAACGGAACAGGCAAAACAACAACCATAGCAAAAATGGCGAAATATTTCCTAGATAGGGGGTTAACCCCAGTAATCGCGGCCTCAGACACATTCAGGGCGGGGGCGATAGAACAATTAACCCACCACGCGGAAAAACTTGGGGTGAAGATAATAAAACATGAAAAGGGCGCCGACCCGGCCGCGGTAGCATTCGATGCAGTTGAACATGCCAGGGCAAAGGGAAAGGATGTTGTTTTAATCGACACTGCAGGTCGGATGCAAACAAACGTCAACCTCATGGATGAAATGGCGAAAATAAAAAGGGTCGTGAAACCCGACTTCATCATCTTCGTGGGGGACTCGCTCACGGGTAATGATGCCGTTGAACAGGCCATAAAATTCGATGAGAGTGTTGGAGTCGACGCCATAATATTGACAAAGGCGGATGCGGATGCAAAGGGTGGCGCAGCCCTATCAATAG
- the pfdA gene encoding prefoldin subunit alpha translates to MEEQQPSDDQQRLEEIINQLNFYQGQAELIQNQIEAMRSSLAELEILEDTLEAVKGKDGAETLVPVGAGSFIKAQLKDTDEVIMSIGAGIAMKKTLKDARETIDEQKKELEDAIGKLSENLKKITEIILKLSPQAEELYQKIRGSEG, encoded by the coding sequence ATGGAGGAACAACAGCCATCGGATGACCAGCAACGCCTAGAGGAGATCATAAACCAACTAAATTTTTATCAGGGACAGGCGGAGCTTATCCAAAACCAGATAGAGGCTATGAGGAGTTCACTAGCAGAATTGGAGATCCTGGAGGATACCCTGGAGGCTGTGAAGGGTAAGGATGGTGCCGAGACACTGGTACCTGTAGGCGCGGGTTCATTCATAAAAGCCCAGCTAAAGGACACAGACGAGGTTATAATGAGCATCGGAGCCGGCATAGCCATGAAAAAAACCCTAAAGGATGCCCGGGAGACTATAGACGAACAAAAAAAGGAACTGGAAGATGCCATAGGCAAATTGTCCGAAAACCTTAAAAAGATAACAGAGATAATACTCAAATTATCCCCACAAGCAGAAGAACTATACCAAAAAATCAGAGGAAGTGAAGGATAA
- the rpl18a gene encoding 50S ribosomal protein L18Ae: MRTRIFRVKGKFMMGEKLQPFTKELKATKREEVHEKIYSEFGSKHGIDRNKIHIESIEEIPPEEVEDPILKSILEA; encoded by the coding sequence ATGAGGACGAGGATATTCCGAGTTAAAGGAAAGTTTATGATGGGTGAAAAATTACAACCATTCACCAAAGAATTAAAGGCGACTAAAAGGGAAGAAGTTCATGAGAAAATATATTCTGAATTTGGCAGCAAACATGGTATAGACCGCAACAAGATCCACATAGAGAGTATAGAGGAGATCCCCCCTGAGGAGGTGGAGGATCCTATATTAAAAAGTATATTGGAGGCATGA
- a CDS encoding translation initiation factor IF-6 — protein sequence MIRRTNLDGNSNIGVYISVTETQALIPFHTSTRMEEIIEEALEVEVFKATIAGSSLNGILSIGNSNGIIVSPYVLEREIESLEKAGFEVFILPEKFTAVGNLILANDYGALASPLLSDESIKLIEDALEVEVEQGTIAGFNIVGSVAVATNKGVLLHPKATRRELEFVEETLKVPADVGTINHGMTMIGACSIANSNGAIVSEDTTSPEIARIEEALGFL from the coding sequence ATGATAAGGAGAACAAACCTCGACGGAAACTCTAACATAGGAGTTTATATTTCAGTCACAGAAACCCAGGCACTCATACCATTCCATACATCCACGAGGATGGAAGAGATAATAGAAGAAGCACTGGAAGTGGAAGTTTTCAAGGCCACCATAGCAGGCAGCAGCCTAAATGGGATACTGTCCATTGGAAACTCTAATGGTATCATAGTCTCCCCATATGTCCTTGAGAGGGAGATAGAATCCTTGGAGAAGGCAGGATTTGAAGTCTTCATATTACCCGAGAAATTCACCGCAGTAGGCAACCTGATACTTGCAAATGATTATGGCGCCCTTGCAAGTCCACTGCTCTCTGATGAGTCAATAAAATTGATAGAAGATGCATTGGAAGTGGAAGTTGAACAGGGGACCATCGCAGGTTTCAACATTGTCGGGTCTGTTGCAGTAGCCACAAACAAGGGCGTACTATTACATCCAAAGGCTACAAGGAGAGAATTGGAGTTTGTAGAGGAAACTTTGAAAGTGCCGGCTGATGTTGGCACAATCAACCATGGCATGACCATGATAGGCGCATGTTCCATAGCCAATTCAAACGGTGCCATAGTAAGTGAAGATACCACAAGCCCTGAAATAGCCAGGATAGAAGAGGCGTTAGGCTTTCTATAG
- a CDS encoding 50S ribosomal protein L31e: MERTYIIPLRRVKNVPRTKRAPRAIRFIREFLKKHMKSEDIILDSSINERVWERGIQKIPPRIKIKAIKEEDGTVKAELAE; this comes from the coding sequence ATGGAGAGAACATACATAATACCACTGAGAAGAGTTAAGAATGTTCCAAGGACGAAAAGAGCACCCAGGGCGATAAGATTCATCCGCGAATTCCTAAAAAAGCACATGAAATCAGAGGATATAATATTAGACTCATCAATCAATGAAAGAGTATGGGAGAGGGGAATACAAAAAATCCCCCCAAGGATTAAAATAAAAGCCATCAAAGAAGAAGACGGTACAGTTAAAGCAGAACTAGCAGAATAA
- a CDS encoding 50S ribosomal protein L39e: MSRNKHVAMKIRLAKAKKQNRRVPVWVLLKTNRKVRTHPKMRHWRRTKLKV; this comes from the coding sequence ATGAGCAGAAACAAACACGTCGCCATGAAGATAAGACTAGCAAAGGCTAAAAAGCAGAATAGAAGAGTCCCGGTATGGGTCCTCTTGAAAACGAACCGTAAAGTACGCACCCACCCCAAGATGAGGCATTGGAGAAGAACCAAACTAAAAGTCTAA
- a CDS encoding DUF7411 family protein yields the protein MKACVLYSGGKDSSLMATILKRLNLEVELVTVNFGVYRSWVPALESAKALGFPHSILRLDRSILDEAVEMIIDDGFPNNGINFVHRQALEATAGEYDIVADGTRRDDRTPKLTRDEIRSFEDRNSVEYINLTGFGYKTINRLASQLFILKREKSDIHNNSDYEIEIRYLIDKIRGMGESLRFFPEHYQTRVIGWK from the coding sequence ATGAAGGCTTGTGTACTTTACAGTGGCGGGAAGGATAGTTCATTAATGGCCACAATATTAAAAAGATTAAACCTGGAAGTTGAACTTGTAACTGTAAATTTTGGGGTTTACAGGTCATGGGTCCCCGCCCTTGAATCGGCTAAGGCGCTTGGATTCCCACATAGTATCCTGAGGTTGGATAGGAGTATACTGGATGAGGCTGTTGAGATGATAATAGATGATGGTTTCCCGAATAATGGTATAAATTTTGTCCATCGACAGGCATTAGAAGCTACCGCGGGGGAATATGATATAGTAGCTGATGGTACAAGAAGGGATGATAGGACTCCGAAGCTTACAAGGGATGAGATAAGAAGCTTTGAGGATAGAAATTCTGTTGAGTATATTAATCTCACAGGTTTCGGTTATAAGACAATAAATAGGCTTGCATCCCAATTATTTATACTAAAAAGGGAAAAATCAGATATTCATAATAATTCGGATTATGAGATAGAGATAAGATACCTTATAGATAAGATAAGAGGGATGGGGGAATCCTTAAGATTCTTCCCAGAACACTACCAGACGAGAGTAATAGGCTGGAAATAG
- a CDS encoding DNA-binding protein yields the protein MTDLEEIRRRKVLEMQQRAQQQAAEAEKEEQLRRQFEIQKRQLLMKILTPEARSRLANLRLTRPEFVEQIELQLIQLAQAGQIRSKITDKQLKELLRRVSGKKREIRIVRR from the coding sequence TTGACAGACCTAGAAGAGATACGTCGAAGAAAAGTGTTGGAAATGCAACAGAGGGCGCAGCAGCAAGCTGCAGAGGCCGAGAAGGAGGAACAGTTACGGCGACAGTTCGAAATACAGAAGAGACAGTTACTCATGAAGATATTAACCCCCGAGGCCAGGAGCAGACTCGCCAACCTCAGGCTTACAAGACCAGAGTTCGTTGAACAAATCGAATTACAATTAATACAATTAGCCCAGGCAGGCCAGATACGTTCGAAGATCACGGATAAACAATTAAAGGAGCTCCTAAGGAGAGTTAGCGGTAAAAAGAGGGAGATAAGGATCGTTCGCAGATGA
- a CDS encoding 30S ribosomal protein S19e translates to MTTVYDVPADLLIDQVAKELRKEKKVKPPEWAPFVKTGAHKERRPENPDWWYVRAAALLRRVYIDGPVGVNRLRTRYGGKKDRGSRPEKFRRGSGAIIRRALQQLEEAGFIEKVEGGRIITPKGRAFLDKIAHKIKDKVKELKNTNCVGGY, encoded by the coding sequence ATGACCACAGTCTATGATGTACCAGCGGATTTGCTCATAGATCAAGTTGCAAAGGAGTTACGCAAAGAAAAAAAGGTAAAACCACCAGAATGGGCCCCATTCGTTAAAACGGGCGCCCATAAGGAAAGACGCCCAGAAAATCCGGACTGGTGGTATGTGCGGGCCGCCGCACTCCTCAGGAGAGTGTACATTGATGGTCCGGTAGGTGTGAACAGGTTAAGGACAAGATATGGTGGTAAAAAGGATAGGGGCTCAAGGCCTGAGAAGTTTAGAAGGGGTAGCGGCGCTATTATAAGAAGAGCTCTCCAACAATTAGAAGAGGCAGGTTTCATAGAAAAGGTTGAAGGTGGGAGGATAATAACTCCCAAGGGGAGAGCATTCCTTGACAAAATCGCACATAAGATCAAAGATAAGGTTAAAGAACTGAAAAATACTAACTGTGTGGGGGGTTATTAG
- a CDS encoding YhbY family RNA-binding protein yields MRRSLSTTTLQVGKAGVNEKVIKEIKRQLKDKELVRIRFARSIASKKETYINEIIIKTNAKLIDLRGNVAIIFKKKG; encoded by the coding sequence ATGAGAAGATCCCTATCAACAACAACACTACAGGTAGGGAAGGCTGGAGTCAATGAAAAGGTTATAAAGGAGATTAAAAGACAGTTAAAGGATAAAGAATTGGTAAGGATAAGGTTCGCGAGGAGCATAGCCTCCAAGAAGGAAACTTATATTAACGAGATCATCATAAAAACCAATGCCAAGCTCATAGATTTAAGAGGAAACGTTGCTATAATATTCAAGAAAAAAGGATGA
- a CDS encoding ribonuclease P protein component 4, protein MPGRRPQWIIRIARERIDILFQLADKEFSKHPERSHRYVELARRISKKYNLRIPRKWKRRFCKSCYRFLKPGYNCRIRLSRGRIHYHCLECGRIMRFPYIREKKFKRRNKIERHTLKKGADEKIPINNNTTGREGWSQ, encoded by the coding sequence TTGCCGGGGAGAAGGCCACAATGGATAATAAGGATAGCGAGGGAGAGAATAGACATCCTTTTCCAATTAGCGGATAAGGAATTCTCGAAGCATCCTGAAAGATCCCATCGTTATGTTGAACTTGCAAGGAGGATCTCGAAAAAGTATAATCTGAGAATCCCAAGGAAATGGAAAAGGAGGTTCTGTAAAAGCTGTTACAGGTTCCTGAAGCCAGGTTACAATTGTAGGATAAGATTGTCAAGGGGTAGAATACACTACCATTGTCTAGAATGTGGTAGGATTATGAGATTCCCATATATCCGGGAAAAAAAGTTTAAGAGGAGAAATAAAATTGAACGTCACACCCTCAAAAAAGGAGCTGATGAGAAGATCCCTATCAACAACAACACTACAGGTAGGGAAGGCTGGAGTCAATGA
- a CDS encoding adenylate kinase family protein encodes MDSIICITGTPGVGKTSISHKLAEELGGNLVEVNRLAEEKDLFIGEDPVRGYKIVDIPSLCREIMKVVDEDSFNIVEGHLSHYCRICDLVIVLRLHPSVLLRRLEERGYDHRKVKENVEAEALGVCAYEAYQLHDDRVHEIDCTGLSPDEVLDEIISVLEGEKPCTFGGVDFMEWFLGGESF; translated from the coding sequence ATGGACTCTATTATATGTATTACGGGGACTCCTGGGGTGGGTAAGACGAGCATCTCCCATAAGCTTGCCGAGGAGTTAGGTGGGAATCTGGTTGAGGTTAACAGGTTAGCCGAGGAGAAGGACCTTTTCATTGGGGAGGATCCGGTTAGGGGTTATAAGATTGTGGATATACCCTCCCTTTGCAGGGAGATCATGAAGGTTGTGGATGAGGATTCTTTTAATATTGTGGAGGGTCATCTGTCACATTATTGTAGGATCTGCGATCTTGTGATAGTTTTAAGGTTACATCCGAGTGTTTTATTGAGAAGGTTGGAAGAGAGGGGATATGATCATAGGAAGGTGAAGGAGAATGTTGAGGCTGAGGCTCTTGGAGTATGTGCCTATGAGGCTTACCAGTTACATGATGATAGGGTCCATGAAATAGATTGCACTGGCTTATCCCCTGATGAGGTGTTGGATGAGATTATCAGCGTCCTCGAGGGTGAGAAACCTTGCACCTTTGGTGGTGTGGATTTCATGGAATGGTTCCTTGGGGGGGAAAGTTTTTAA
- a CDS encoding sulfide-dependent adenosine diphosphate thiazole synthase, translating into MKLDDIKISKAIIEEYMDELVDHLDVDVAIGGGGPSGLAAGYYLSKAGFKVSLFERKLSIGGGMWGGGMMFNKIVVQEAGREILEGEFGVDCREHENGYYVADSIEATSTICSKACKAGVKIFNLISIEDVMIRDERITGLVINWAAVEMAGLHIDPLTIRSRAVIDATGHDCEIVKVVEDKMGPRLMTETGRIMGEKPMWADKGEASLLENTREVYPNLFVAGMASNAVHGSHRMGPIFGGMLLSGRRVAELIMEKLG; encoded by the coding sequence TTGAAACTAGATGATATAAAGATCTCAAAGGCTATAATAGAAGAATACATGGATGAATTAGTAGACCACCTTGATGTTGACGTGGCTATTGGTGGTGGAGGACCATCAGGACTCGCAGCCGGCTACTACCTGTCCAAGGCCGGGTTTAAAGTGAGCCTATTTGAAAGGAAGCTTTCGATTGGTGGTGGAATGTGGGGTGGTGGTATGATGTTCAATAAGATAGTGGTCCAGGAGGCTGGGAGAGAGATCCTCGAGGGAGAATTTGGCGTGGACTGCAGGGAACATGAAAATGGCTACTATGTGGCTGATTCCATAGAAGCCACCTCCACTATATGTTCAAAGGCTTGCAAGGCCGGTGTTAAAATCTTTAACCTGATAAGTATTGAGGATGTTATGATAAGAGATGAGAGGATAACAGGCCTGGTGATAAACTGGGCTGCAGTGGAAATGGCAGGTTTACACATTGACCCTTTAACTATAAGGTCAAGGGCTGTTATAGATGCGACAGGCCATGATTGTGAGATAGTAAAGGTTGTGGAGGATAAGATGGGCCCGAGGTTAATGACGGAAACTGGTAGGATCATGGGTGAGAAGCCGATGTGGGCTGATAAGGGCGAGGCTAGCCTCCTTGAGAATACCCGTGAGGTTTATCCTAACCTTTTCGTGGCTGGTATGGCGAGTAATGCTGTTCATGGTTCGCATAGGATGGGACCGATCTTTGGGGGGATGTTACTTTCAGGTAGGAGGGTGGCTGAGCTCATCATGGAAAAACTGGGATGA
- a CDS encoding OBG GTPase family GTP-binding protein produces the protein MDIEEKIREIEEEIRRTPYNKATAHHIGKLKAKLSRLREEAVSRTARKGKGFHVKKSGDVTIVLVGFPSVGKSTLLNLITNAQARVGEYQFTTLDVIPAIMEYKGARIQVLDIPGIIPGASKGRGRGRDVLSVARNADLIVMIIDVLDPQQRRIILEELRNVGIRPDEKPPDIKVRRKKRGGIQVSATIQATHLNERIIRSILNEYGIHNAGVILRDDATIDQFIDVIEGNRVYIPTLTVFNKIDLVDDEYTRGLQDDVPGSIFISAKENINIREVKEKIFEKLNLIRVYLKPQHGEPDYDEPLIIRRGSGVRDVCGKLHRDFIKKFRYARVWGNSVKFQGQKVGMDHTLEDGDLITIITRR, from the coding sequence ATGGACATAGAAGAAAAAATAAGAGAAATCGAGGAGGAGATCAGGAGAACACCCTACAATAAGGCCACAGCACATCATATAGGTAAACTGAAGGCTAAATTGTCCAGGTTGAGGGAGGAGGCTGTTTCAAGGACTGCGAGGAAGGGTAAGGGTTTCCATGTTAAAAAGTCGGGTGATGTTACCATAGTCCTTGTGGGTTTCCCCTCAGTGGGAAAATCCACCCTCCTTAACCTTATAACGAACGCCCAGGCCAGGGTTGGAGAATACCAATTCACCACATTAGATGTTATACCGGCTATCATGGAATATAAAGGTGCTAGGATCCAAGTGTTGGATATCCCAGGGATAATACCAGGGGCTTCGAAGGGTAGGGGTAGGGGGAGGGATGTATTATCAGTTGCAAGGAACGCGGACCTCATAGTAATGATAATAGACGTCCTAGACCCCCAGCAAAGGAGGATTATACTAGAGGAGTTGAGGAATGTTGGTATAAGACCTGATGAAAAACCCCCAGACATTAAAGTGAGAAGGAAAAAAAGGGGGGGTATCCAAGTTTCGGCCACAATACAGGCAACTCACCTTAACGAGAGGATAATAAGGTCAATACTCAACGAATATGGGATACACAATGCTGGTGTGATCTTAAGGGATGATGCGACGATAGACCAGTTTATAGATGTTATAGAGGGTAACAGGGTATACATACCCACCCTGACTGTCTTTAATAAAATTGATCTTGTAGACGATGAGTACACTAGGGGACTCCAAGATGATGTTCCAGGATCCATTTTTATATCAGCCAAGGAGAATATTAATATCAGGGAAGTTAAGGAGAAGATATTTGAGAAACTCAACCTTATAAGGGTTTACTTGAAACCCCAGCATGGTGAACCAGATTATGATGAGCCCCTCATAATCAGGAGGGGATCAGGGGTAAGGGATGTATGTGGAAAACTCCACAGGGACTTCATAAAGAAGTTCCGCTATGCAAGGGTATGGGGGAACTCTGTGAAATTCCAAGGACAGAAGGTTGGAATGGACCATACCCTAGAGGATGGGGATCTTATAACAATAATAACAAGAAGATAG
- a CDS encoding CBS domain-containing protein, producing MKVKDVMVKDVETLDINSNLEDVLRNFVEKGHGSAVVTKDNVKVGIVTTWDVLEAIAEGDDLSEVKVWEVMERDLVTISPEASIREAAAKMVTNVVWRLLVEEEDEIIGMVSATDILRAKMAKRY from the coding sequence ATGAAAGTGAAGGATGTTATGGTTAAAGATGTGGAAACACTTGATATTAACAGTAACCTTGAGGATGTTTTAAGGAATTTTGTTGAAAAGGGACATGGGAGCGCTGTCGTGACAAAGGATAACGTGAAGGTTGGGATAGTGACAACATGGGATGTTCTAGAGGCCATAGCCGAAGGCGACGACCTAAGTGAAGTGAAAGTATGGGAGGTTATGGAGAGGGATCTTGTCACAATATCCCCAGAGGCTAGTATCAGAGAAGCAGCGGCTAAAATGGTTACCAATGTAGTCTGGAGGCTCCTAGTAGAAGAGGAGGATGAGATTATCGGGATGGTGAGCGCCACTGACATCCTACGGGCTAAAATGGCGAAAAGATATTAA
- a CDS encoding dolichyl-diphosphooligosaccharide--protein glycosyltransferase subunit STT3, whose amino-acid sequence MKLEKIKPLIIIIVLFILAFAIRAEAYNIGGVPKDSKQFYKDQSGLPYFSEMDSYYNYRLTMNYLNKGMLGDTKVNGEDWDLHSYYPPGRPVDYPPLIVYVTSFAYRIVNIFGDYPLTVVAYWIGAVIGSLCVIPAYLFTRRISNDYGGIAAAIIIGLTPVYVSHTYAGFFDTDMFNMILPLLFVWLFVESINADTLKRRLTFLVGAIISILLFSMAWVGYIFYVALIGAFIIVYFILRHLMGVERETYKSRIEWLVNQRELSMFLLLIIIGGLLLGLLRGFPALIGSISGLFSGVQLQATAQTTAYPNVYVSVSELQVPSFLEGNPFLPNQVSVLGGVGGLLPFLCGLLGVGALIWRIRSLEAPRVEVKKRGKRAGKKSKFIKYRRIPNIEEKRGEYLSYLSLICVWLLLTGYAVTKGFRFLSLFAIPLGISAGIFTGYFVEYLRDNLKSRTSIAIVAFIAGILLIYPFQVSVIAKILVGIIAILIVLSINNEKFRATSMMILVTLAIVSAPVSGAHALTSSVVPGTDDGMWNSLTWIKNNTSRDTVVMSWWDFGHLFAVAADRPVTFDGGSQNTPRAYWIGKALLTDNESLSLGILTMLSTSGDMAYNTLDNYTHNSSLSVKILTETLGLPRDDAREVMINKYKLTGAQADNVLKYSHPDKKKPFVLILSSDMLAKAAWWSYFGSWDFDKKEGEHYAYYTSLVASKPEVAGNVTRIVTVNDPSGMVGVLIEKMANETNATIVLMGANGTSEKIKPHRLILIEGNQLVKNEIVDENSPFGLLVVGSEDSYMTVIMDKKLEDSMFTKLFLLGGFNQTSFKLLHQEPGVLVWTRA is encoded by the coding sequence ATGAAACTAGAGAAGATCAAACCTTTAATAATCATCATAGTCTTGTTCATATTAGCATTCGCGATCAGGGCGGAGGCCTATAATATAGGCGGGGTCCCTAAGGATTCTAAACAATTCTATAAGGATCAGAGCGGTCTCCCATATTTCAGTGAAATGGACTCCTACTATAATTATAGGCTGACAATGAACTACCTAAATAAGGGCATGCTAGGCGATACAAAGGTTAATGGAGAAGACTGGGATCTCCACTCATATTATCCCCCTGGGAGGCCCGTGGATTATCCCCCACTTATAGTATATGTTACAAGTTTTGCCTATCGTATTGTTAACATTTTTGGTGATTATCCCCTCACTGTCGTCGCCTATTGGATAGGGGCGGTCATAGGCTCATTATGTGTAATACCAGCTTATCTTTTCACGAGGAGGATAAGCAATGATTATGGTGGGATAGCTGCGGCGATCATAATAGGACTTACACCGGTATATGTATCACACACCTATGCTGGCTTCTTTGACACTGACATGTTTAACATGATATTACCGTTATTATTCGTATGGTTGTTTGTGGAGAGTATAAACGCTGATACTCTTAAAAGAAGATTAACATTCCTAGTAGGGGCTATCATATCGATCCTCCTCTTTTCAATGGCATGGGTGGGCTACATATTCTATGTTGCACTTATAGGAGCTTTCATAATAGTCTATTTCATCCTAAGACATCTTATGGGCGTGGAGAGGGAAACTTATAAGAGCAGGATTGAATGGTTGGTTAATCAAAGGGAACTTTCAATGTTCCTACTCCTTATAATCATAGGAGGACTCCTCCTCGGGCTCCTGAGGGGATTCCCAGCACTCATAGGTTCAATTTCCGGACTCTTCTCGGGTGTTCAGTTGCAAGCCACCGCCCAGACCACAGCCTATCCTAATGTTTATGTTTCAGTTTCTGAATTACAAGTGCCAAGTTTCCTGGAGGGCAATCCGTTCTTACCCAACCAGGTGTCAGTACTTGGGGGGGTTGGCGGACTATTACCATTCCTCTGCGGATTACTCGGTGTGGGGGCGCTCATATGGAGGATAAGATCATTAGAAGCGCCTAGAGTGGAGGTGAAAAAGAGGGGTAAACGGGCCGGTAAAAAGAGCAAGTTCATCAAGTATCGGAGGATTCCTAATATTGAGGAGAAAAGGGGAGAATATCTATCCTACCTATCATTAATATGCGTATGGCTCCTATTAACCGGATACGCGGTTACGAAGGGTTTCAGGTTCTTGTCATTATTCGCCATACCATTAGGGATATCAGCTGGGATATTCACAGGATACTTTGTAGAGTACCTTAGGGATAATCTTAAGAGCAGAACATCCATTGCCATCGTGGCATTCATAGCAGGAATACTTCTGATTTACCCGTTCCAGGTTTCTGTGATAGCCAAGATATTAGTGGGGATAATAGCAATACTCATAGTATTATCGATAAATAATGAAAAATTTAGGGCCACTTCTATGATGATACTTGTCACATTGGCTATAGTCTCTGCGCCTGTAAGCGGGGCTCATGCCCTGACTTCATCGGTGGTCCCCGGGACTGATGATGGGATGTGGAATTCCCTAACATGGATAAAGAATAATACTAGTAGGGATACTGTGGTAATGTCCTGGTGGGACTTCGGACACCTTTTTGCCGTTGCCGCTGACAGGCCGGTGACGTTTGATGGGGGTTCGCAGAATACTCCGAGGGCTTATTGGATTGGTAAGGCTCTTTTAACTGATAACGAGTCGTTGTCCCTTGGTATACTTACGATGTTGTCAACGAGTGGGGATATGGCATATAATACACTTGATAATTACACCCATAATAGTTCATTGTCTGTTAAGATACTTACAGAGACCTTGGGACTTCCTAGGGATGATGCTAGGGAGGTTATGATAAACAAGTATAAGTTGACGGGGGCTCAGGCTGATAATGTGTTAAAGTATTCGCATCCTGATAAGAAGAAGCCCTTTGTCCTCATATTAAGTTCTGATATGCTGGCTAAGGCTGCATGGTGGAGTTACTTTGGAAGTTGGGATTTTGACAAGAAGGAGGGTGAACATTATGCTTATTATACTTCCCTGGTGGCTTCGAAACCGGAGGTTGCTGGTAATGTGACGAGGATTGTGACTGTGAATGATCCTTCGGGGATGGTGGGTGTTTTAATAGAGAAGATGGCTAATGAGACTAACGCGACCATAGTATTAATGGGTGCTAATGGCACTTCCGAGAAGATAAAACCCCACAGGTTAATATTGATTGAGGGCAATCAACTAGTTAAGAATGAGATAGTGGATGAGAATAGTCCCTTTGGTTTGCTTGTGGTTGGGAGTGAAGATTCATATATGACTGTTATAATGGATAAGAAACTTGAGGATTCTATGTTCACAAAACTTTTCCTCTTGGGCGGTTTTAACCAGACGTCCTTCAAGTTACTCCACCAGGAGCCTGGTGTTCTAGTGTGGACGAGAGCTTAA